Within the Apostichopus japonicus isolate 1M-3 chromosome 6, ASM3797524v1, whole genome shotgun sequence genome, the region GTACATAAATTTTATTTTAGGAAGGAATTACTCAGTGGGTGAATTAATTGGAACGGTTCTTGCACAAAACCAActaatatacatgtacagtacagtatacagttaACTATATACAAGAGCATATACAGTACCAACCATTAAATTCAAATACTGTACACTTCTCTAGATATAGTCTGGGTTCTTGCTAAGGGGGCATAACAAATTTGACCCTTGACTGGAAAGTTGTATTTAGCTGACAGGAAAAGTAAACACATGTGACAGTCAATTGATGTAAATCAGTGGTACTACTgtaatttttttcccttccccccccccttgtgggATTTTATTAATAGATGTGGTCTtgtaaaacaacaacattgtaaggaaaaaaacagaaagaaaagacaaaactcCAAAAATGACAATGTCTTCAGGTCATGCTGTGGTTTTAACTCTCCAAGGGATAAACTTGTTATTTCTGAAAGCTTTTTTTTTAGCCAGAAATTCTGAGCTTTAGACTTTCTGTGAATGTTTTTTTGCATGTAATTTCAGTGTACCTAAACACTGTTGTGTAGTACTGTAGGGGCCCTACTCCAACAGTACAGTGTGTGTATTGTACATGTGTGAATGGAATTTACTGTACAGAACTACTGTATCatgtttataaaatattacGGGAGAAAGTTTGATAATGAAGTTGACAAATAGATAGTCCTGAATGGAATTCAAAACTAGGAATATTGATTTTACCCACTGGTCCACTTTAAAGccaggtatgctgtattggccccaaatatgctagatatttaattatggtcacctttggtcaaaattcttaaactgtttttattacaaccttggaggaaattttcctcactgggacattcagtcatcttgcatgttccttaaaaatgtctgagaacaatttggagagtatagacctcaaggaaagtactttttgaagaCTTCTAGCAATTAATGCGTGCTATATTTTGGGCCTAtaactgactacctttaatcaTTTAAATGTTGACTATGTACGGTAGCCCAGggaataatttcaaattttgtctaGAGCACTTTTTAATGCTGTGAACTTTGTCTAGAGCTCTTTAAATGCTACATGGTTCCTGCGCACAAAAGAACTGCTATATCTTTGCACTTCGATATCAATTTGTCCTTTTTGCGTGGCAATTTTCCATGGATGCGATACAATACTTGGATAAATGATTCTAGGCTGtaactacagtatagaattACCTGAATATGTGAACTTAACAACTTATTATCATCCCTAATTGATCATAGTTGCTAATTTTTTCAAGCTTTGGCAGCAAGATCAAGAGTTTCAgaattttccaaatttgttcAAACTGAACATTGACAGTTAAGTGTTGTACACAGTATTGTAATGCACAGTGCAGGTAAACagactatgtacagtactgttttGCACAGGCATGTAATTCCAAAGCATTATATTAACATAGCAAACTAGAAATTGTGGTTCCAATGAATTGCAGCCAACTCTGTCCATGAGGATCTGTTTCTTATGCAGTAGTGTGGACTTGATATATGTCATCATATTCTCtcacactatcaaatttgaaaataaatataaattagaactgttagcaaactgcttatccactagagaacCTGTGTAATaggcctctgaagaagatcctgctaggatcgaaacgtcaggccaacttacttttacactatCAAATTTGGTAATAATATCATGAAAGCTATGGTGCCTCTTATGACTTTATAGTGAATGTACTGAACAAAGGGCCAATGCCAAAGAATGCATTGTTTTGATGTATTGTAATTTGGCACTGCATCAAATTACACTCCACCCTGAGCCTTTCGTTTAGCCACAACTCCCCCACCCTGGCACCCCCCAACCCATCTGGCTGTGGCTAACTGCAATGTTGGCTGTCCGACTGTCACTGGTATAGAAGTGCAGAAAAATCATTAAGTTGGGAGAAAAGTTGGTTGGCAGTGTAGCAAGCATTTTTGAAAACCTTTATGGATTGAACTATAATTTGCAGTTTGAACATCAGGGaagattttgttttcaatgtcaTCAAATAATGGAGTCCTGGACATGTGGTTACAAGAAACTGTAATAAATTTTTTGCATTCGTGTAATAATTTGTCCATTTCAATATCATTTCATACTGTAGCTGTAATGTAATACAGCTAAGTTGTACTGTATATGTGAAGGTAAAATCATTCCCCAACTTTGTGTCCATACGGCATGCTACAATTTTTTGCTTGTTCACTCAGTCactcatacagtactgtagatagAAATTCCCAATTTAACCtctttaattttaaaaatagaaaaagggTAAGACGAAGAACAAGGCAGTGGATGAGCACCTTGCCCGACAAGCTCTGGACCAGCTGACGTTTTCACGGGAAGAACAGATTTATAACATCGCCATGGAAGTTGCAAGTGACTCAACTCGTCAAAGGGCTACAGCAAATGATGTTACAAGTAAGTAATATGTGTTGCCATGGATACTTTACCATTTTCTGGCAACTAACTCTTTGCAATTTGAACagctgtctgcattttgttgccactgtaagtcattttgttTCACTTCAAAAATGCCCATGGAGTACTGCTCAGATTTAGATAAAAAATAGTTTATTACCAAATGAATGTTAATTAATGTGCATTTACCAgttgtaataatgataataacagcAGCCTGTACCGCAGATAGGTAAAAGGAAcacatttatgtatttttatgttttctgaaataaagttctcattTGACTactcaaaaatgtatattacatgcCAAAATTACAGATTACGAGTAGATCCCCAGTGACAAATCTTTCGCTGCACAGGTAGGCCCTGCAATGTCATctgtgaattaatcaggtcacacatcggGAGTCTATGCAttctaagttcttcaatactgccCTAATTCCCtttcagggggggggaggaacatttcatagttttgaTTAAAGGGTCAGCTCTCATAAATTTTAAGTACAAACTATGGACGTAAGTTTTGTTTGATGGCCTACAGTATGACATATTTACTAAATCAAAATTAATGCTGTGCCTTAAGTCATCCTTAAATACACTTACCCTGTGATTTACAGTAGaagttaaattaataatatagtcAGCTGGAGGTTACAAATCATAAATGACTCATATTTTGAGGACCACCAAAGTGGTTAAAAGATCTGTCATTAGCCTAAATTTATCGACTCCAACATCTTGTCACCATATGTTCTGGCTGGTTTaactattaaatatatatgctttatacACCTGCTGTGATATTAATGGAATTTAATCTTGCTATGTAAATTGGTTTAAcagcgggggaggggggagggtggcggTTGgaaattttctcaaattttgcAAGTTCAACTGAGAGTGTGGAATTATTATTTGGGAACACCCCATTGATTCTGAAAATGTATCAGAAAAGGAAAATGgaatgaaaagagaaagaacaatttttttttctcagttttcTGACAAGTGTCAAGCGGTTATATGTATGTTCTTTGAAAATATTAGACCATGCTGAAACTtacaaactttattttaataaagaatATAGTTTGATGGGCAGAATGTTCTGTAGTACTGTAGATTGGTTTTTTGATATCATCATTTTGAATGTTTAGTGTATTTACTGTTTAGAGATGGGGTGGGCACAgggttaacccccccccccctttgactGTGCAGTACCAAAATATAGGCCAAAGTACTGTAAACCTCTATGATAATACACTAGATGTAAGAACTAACAGTCTTACATGtatatcaagttttatctggctttatatggccagataaaacttaatctgtatatctggattgactacatatccagttatatctggctttatatggccagagaaaactttatatatatggaataaCTGTACATCCAtgcagttatatctggctttatatggccagataaaacttaatCTGTATATCAATTGACTACATATCCTGcgatatctggctttatatggccagataaaacttaatCTGTATACCTGGAATAActgtatatccagttatatctggctttactGTATATGGCAAGATAAAACTTAATCTgtatatctggattgactacatccagttatatctggctttatacgACCAGATAAAACTTAATTGTACATCTGGAATAACTATATCCAGTTAtttctggctttatatggccagatataactttatctgcatatctggattgactacaTATGCAGTTATTTCTGGCTTTATAAGGTCAGATAAAACttaatctgcatatctggaataactatatccagttatatctggctttagatggccagataaaacttaatctgcatatctggattgactgcatatccagttatatctggcttatTTGGCCATATAAAGGCTTGATAtggccagattaaaccagataAAAAGCCAGttctgggatttcggtaagaATGTGGTTAGAGTGATAGGTGCTGCAGTACCTGCCATGAACAATGTAATATGACTAATTCTGTATTCGTTCCGTGATACATAAAGTACCTGTGCAGTGTAATATGTAGAGATATGTATGTAACAGTAAATGTACTGGCAAAAGGACATGTAGCAGCTATTTGTTTAATTGTTGAAAGTACTAACTGGCACTATGACACCAGATAATTTACAAATTCATGACAGATTCTTCAGACATGACTTTGAAACTAGTTTATCTCTTTAAAATTTATCTTTAAGTAGTTTCTTGGGGAAGTCATTCGTCACAAAGATCACTATCATACCGTTTAATGCCAAAGTTGGGTCTTGCATCCCCTTTAAAGATCTTGTTTGTACAACTTACTGGACTGTGTGTACCAGGAGTACTATATTTCCACAATCAATTTTCTGTTTCAATTGGCTGTTTCTTTCACATTTTGCTAGCTAGGCTTACCTTAAAATGACAAAGTAATGTACTTTCAGGTGTTGTACCTTTCTCTGTATAGATGTTTGCAGTTTTTACAAGTGCAGTGAAGGAAAGGTTTGCATCGTCTCGGAGAGTAACGACCCATCATGCATCTGTGCTGAGTCTTGCATACCTGCCGAGGATGAAGAGAGTTTTGTTTGTTCCACCCAGAACGTAACCTATGACAGCAAGTGTGACTTCTACAGACGGAAATGTATCGAGGAAATTCCGGAATCCGAGGACCTCCACTATTTTGGAGAATGCCGAGGTATGGTGTTTGCAATATAGTTTATTTATGTGCATCGTCAATCGCAACTAATGACTAATGCTGTAGTGCGAAGACCAGAGCTGAAAGATGTTTGTCGGATGGTCCGAGAGGATACGGTGTCCGTCCACCAACCTAGCCATTTTGGTAGTCAAGTTCAACAGTATAATGTTTCCTAAACTTATGAATAGAAAGTTTAGTTAGTTACATCTTGATGTCAGACATATACAGACTTAAGAGAAGTTTTGAGGTCAGTAAAAAATTGTGATGGTTTTGTCAGAGATAGCACTCTCAGATTTCACAGGGTATGTGGGAGTCAGTAAATGTTGGCGGTTCAGTCCTCCCTGATACAGGCCCCAATGTTCCCACTGACTGCATGGGTACCCCTTTGCCCGATTGTTGATTAGCCTTTGAGCATTGTTCAAAGGACATGGACGCTGCtctaacatatatatgtttgtctCTCAgcaatattttgaattatttccgTCCGCTTTATTAACAGTAATTAATTACGTCTTTCGCTTCTTCTGCAGCTCTTCCCCCGTGTGCTCTATCGGAATTACAGGAATTTCCCCATCGTCTGAGGGAATGGTTCTCTGATGTCATGATCTCCCTCTCTAACCTTGATGAGCACCTAGGGGGTCTGTCAGCAGATGATAAACTGCTTCTCATGAATTCTAGGCAGGCAGAGCGTCATCGGTATGCGGTTCCCGTTCAATGGAAGTTCAGAAGTCTGGATAGGCATCCTCACGACAAGTAAAAATTCTTAttttttgtcgtttttttttaacctttcgGATTAAAAGGACGATACATTTTGTATAATAACATGATTGGCAGTTAGTACACGTTGCTTGATTTTTTAAAACTCACAGAGTATGTTAGAAAAGGTATTCAtgcagtggcagagctaggggtattgatcaggggggcgagaatggtctgtaggggctttttcgacactatctaagtggagcgccacctcAGTTGGCACGAAGCgtcagaatttttttgagtaaagatactccctaggtcgccggaaatgaccctttcagggcctgctaatttgcagatagtgtgacaaatgtcaataggtagatgagagcgcaataaaagagtcaataatcgcgaataagtacaAAGTGATAGACGCTGAAAAGGGCGCTAGCAGTCCATTTGCTCATCCACTGTCAGTGATTTTTTTAGAAATGGCAGCTCAAAACTAAAAACTGTCTCAGAAGTAGATCCCACAAGTGCTAGGTTTGAAACAATCAGGCAGCTTAATTTTTATACGTTCACCTAGACAAGCTCTCTGCGGTACGTGAGCTTTCTGTAAAATTATGTATGCTGAAATCCTTCATTAAGCCACTAAGAAATTTAAAAGTACAACTTCCTGTTTAGTTTGTCTCAAGATGTTCAGTTCATTTTCTGTATTGTGTGGAAATTATTCATAGCACAGAAATATGATGTGCTTCAATAGTCGCAATAGTCGCTTTGAATGGTACGAATGAAACTTTACAGTGACCCCAAAAATGCCAGATAATATGCTACATAGTTTTGCAAGTTTATAGATACTAACAGTACATTTTTTGTTGTCTCTGAACGTCAGCATTTTACGTAATAAATAGATAGATGTAGAGAGTGAAATTTGGAAATAAGTTGTCCTCATTAGATTGGGTTATCAATTGCACTTACACCAAGGCAATATGCAAGAGAGGAACACAACAGGTCTAGTAGAAATATGCTGTTTTGCCCaaaaggtactttttaagaaagaTCAACTAAGATAGAGTCCTCAgcatgaaaaccaaacaaattgatccactctcaacctcACATCGAGACCGTAAAACGTATGATTATGATGTTACTTCAAGTGGGTATCATGAATCCCTTGgaaaaagaacagatactactcATGATCTTAATAGCCACAATGCCCAAGCCACAATGCACTACTCTCCAGACTTGTTGCAGCTCTTTGCCACACCATTTGTCAATTAACCTTCTATGATGGCTTTTGTGGTGAGCTTTCTATACTGTAACTTTAGATCATCAAAACCACAGTCTCCATAGGCAGGGATTAGGCACCTCACCTACTAGCTACAAATTAACTGACATTAGCAAGAACTGCTATTGTTCATGTTGAATGCAGATAGGGTACTACACACTGACTCCCCTAATGAGCTTACAAGTGGTGGTTTTAAGTGAATTACATCAGTCAATGGACACTTTAGGATCCATTATAGGATTATTAACAagcttttaaacatgaaaaaataGTTGTTCCTCTAACAAATATCTAACAAATGGTTCTCTGTGTAGGATCTAATAGTTGATCTCACAATAGAGAACTTCATCCACAGAATATTTTCTTTCTAGTTCTTAGTAGttgggttatatatatatatatgtacttctTGTTTGAATTTGAAAGGAATGTGTAAGTTTAGCTACAGCATTTGAAATGCATTTGATCAGATGTGCAAGACATATATCAGTTGGGTATTCCTTGACCTCTGACCCCTATAGAGAAGCTGTTTACATTTGACATGTTTTGCCCCATAGATGGATGGGCAATCATCAAATATGTGAAGTTTGGGACAAGTATACTGGCAGGGAGACAATGAGATTCATAGCTCAAATTGTGTGGCATATGATGCAGTGCACAAGCACATAGTTTTGTATAATTgacaatcaaatattttgtttgcatgttttaaaaaaaaaaaaaggaaatgtctgACACGAGTAATGAACACATTATAGTTCCGTATTTAGTATTTATTTACTTGGTTTTAATACATGGTGTATATCATCGGTTTCCCCCATACATTGTTTACTAtggttttcatatatatattgttggtaATGTTCAGTAGTATGCACATTGTAACCTCCAAACTACATAGAAGATAACATTGTTGTAACTTGTTCTATATTAAACATtggcatacatactgtaccctCTGTGGTAGACGTTTTCAAACTTGGGCCGAGAAATATTGCAACGGGCCTGTGAAAAGCATCGGCGACCCACAGTGAATATTACACCAATCTGGTGTGTGGGCTCCCTAGGTGCTTGGCTCGAgcactatgtacagtactagcCTAGCTTGCATATTGCGTAATCTAGTCATATGAAgagattttgtttctttttggcCCTATTGCTCCAGCCAATGTTTTTACGTCCACTTTAAGAAAACTAATCGAGAAATCGTGCACTGCAGTGCTTAGATACATGGcttgttatttgtatattaattcagtataaacttcttcttctcaccttttgtgctcatcatctggaacagcctgtgtacctgtcgcgacttctcttgccatatattccaactcgcacacttcgttcctccaacaaagtatttgtatttaactgttcctaaaccacgcttgaagaccgatggttacagaagcttcgaatactctggctcttatttctggaacaagttaccagatcacattcgaacatgctctaaactttctacattcaaaagtctacttaagacccatcttttcactggttctttgtaaattaatctgctttctttgtaaagtgccttgagcagtgactatcgtctactgatttggtgctatataagtctcatttatattataattattattaaaccaCCTTATTACCACATTATGAACCTATGTGATGTATGCTGATACATACATGTGATACTAACTTATTACTCCATAATAGTATATAATGACAGTAATTTGACATAGATCAAATATTTCGTTTATATCTCCTTCCTAGCTTCCTGTCGCAAGGTGAACTAATGCCACTGAGGGCAGCATTGATACCCTCCGAGCATTGTGCCTCGGTCTTCTTTGATATGTGCGATAGCAACCGAGACCTGTTGCTTGATTTACACGAGTGGAGTACCTGCATGGGGTTGTTCCCAGGTAAAGCAGTCCCTCtttaatatttatgtataaCCATACTTGGAGACCCATATAGGTCCATCCGAGGATCTCTTTCAGGGCGGCATGGTTGTCGCAGATTGGCACGATGTAGTACTTCATGTCTTAACTTTgggattttatttcaaataattattgATATGGAGACCATAACAATGTCCATCAAGTCTTTCATTCTTGATTGGACACTAAACCAGTTGAAATGACGGGAGGGAgttgaaatgggggggggggtatcaacaAAGAATGCAGGTCTTAAAAGAACCCACCTCTTCTAGAGTATTTTTCATGATTCTTTCATAAGTAATATAGCCGACAGGaaacattgtaatgaaaaaacagaaaacaattagaaaacaaaagaaacagtaACGTTGTGATTTACCTTTAAATTGAGATAAGTGACCGGGAATGAGACAATATACCTTACAAAGAAGAGAGCAGATTTCTCTAGGATtatgcaaggggggggggatgtctGAGGAACATTTGCATCTGATCAAGTCAAGTGGAGTCCATATTCCTGAAATCCTACACAAAGTGAGGGTATTTCATTACTAGGAAGGATATCATGGATTATAGCTATGGTGCTGTTAGGATGCACTGTTTTGAATAATCAATAGTTTGTTTGGATAGCTGCAATGAGATAGGGTTTGACTTTTTATATTTGAGAAATAGTTTTGGTTAAGATGGTTTTTTTCCTTTGATGATAACACCAAAGTCAAATGGAAAGAATTGAGAATATTCAGGTTTCAAATgaacagttttatttatgaGTAAACTGTGTTTGACAGATACTAaaaaatttggtttta harbors:
- the LOC139968958 gene encoding SPARC-like isoform X1, with protein sequence MESKTLILLCLVALAILEVAGKKKGKTKNKAVDEHLARQALDQLTFSREEQIYNIAMEVASDSTRQRATANDVTNVCSFYKCSEGKVCIVSESNDPSCICAESCIPAEDEESFVCSTQNVTYDSKCDFYRRKCIEEIPESEDLHYFGECRALPPCALSELQEFPHRLREWFSDVMISLSNLDEHLGGLSADDKLLLMNSRQAERHRYAVPVQWKFRSLDRHPHDNFLSQGELMPLRAALIPSEHCASVFFDMCDSNRDLLLDLHEWSTCMGLFPADATVEDK
- the LOC139968958 gene encoding SPARC-like isoform X2; the encoded protein is MESKTLILLCLVALAILEVAGKKKGKTKNKAVDEHLARQALDQLTFSREEQIYNIAMEVASDSTRQRATANDVTNVCSFYKCSEGKVCIVSESNDPSCICAESCIPAEDEESFVCSTQNVTYDSKCDFYRRKCIEEIPESEDLHYFGECRALPPCALSELQEFPHRLREWFSDVMISLSNLDEHLGGLSADDKLLLMNSRQAERHRYAVPVQWKFRSLDRHPHDNFLSQGELMPLRAALIPSEHCASVFFDMCDSNRDLLLDLHEWSTCMGLFPDATVEDK